A genomic window from Henckelia pumila isolate YLH828 unplaced genomic scaffold, ASM3356847v2 CTG_549, whole genome shotgun sequence includes:
- the LOC140873413 gene encoding alkaline/neutral invertase A, mitochondrial-like gives MKSVRFFNMKPGSRIFLPCKNAPLLVVSFPQASKFSACSNFQFRTHKFHTCSSRFPGFKTIFSNARRSCSSQNRNWGQSGILSSIRCRDSCPRSHFVIACAASNIRDLSTSVETRVNDKNFEKIYVHGGLNAKPLSVEKIDLDSNAKIHGDEMESENLENDVKSERLDETKSVRAGKEESEMEKEAWRLLRNAIVTYCGSPVGTLAANDANDKLPLNYDQVFIRDFVPSAFAFLLKGEGEIVRNFLLHTLQLQSWEKTVDCYSPGQGLMPASFKVRSVALDDNKFEEVLDPDFGESAIGRVAPVDSGLWWIILLRAYGKLTGDYALQERVDVQTGIKLILNLCLSDGFDMFPSLLVTDGSCMIDRRMGIHGHPLEIQALFYSALRCSREMLTLDDGSKNLVRAVSNRLSALSFHIREYYWVDLKKINEIYRYKTEEYSMEATNKFNIYPEQIPHWLMHWIPETGGYLIGNLQPAHMDFRFFTLGNLWSIVSSLCTPKQNEAILNLIEAKWDDLIGQMPLKICYPALESEEWRIITGSDPKNTPWSYHNGGSWPTLLWQFTLACMKMGRTELAKEAITLAEKRLQTDQWPEYYDTRNGKFIGKQARLYQTWSIAGYLTSKMLLDNPKMASVLFWEEDYDLLETCVCALSNSSRKKCSRRLAKSQILV, from the exons ATGAAATCGGTCAGATTTTTTAACATGAAGCCCGGTAGTAGAATCTTTTTACCTTGCAAGAACGCGCCTTTATTGGTTGTTTCTTTTCCGCAAGCCTCCAAGTTTTCGGCTTGTTCCAATTTTCAATTTAGAACCCACAAGTTTCACACATGTTCCTCTCGGTTTCCCGGGTTTAAAACCATATTCAGCAATGCTCGGAGATCATGTTCTTCCCAAAATAGGAATTGGGGTCAGTCGGGTATTTTGTCAAGCATCCGCTGCCGTGATTCTTGCCCGAGAAGCCATTTTGTGATTGCTTGTGCTGCATCAAATATCAGGGATTTGTCAACTTCTGTTGAAACCCGCGTGAATGACAAGAATTTCGAGAAAATTTATGTGCATGGCGGGCTTAATGCCAAGCCATTGTCGGTGGAAAAGATTGATTTGGATTCAAATGCAAAGATTCATGGAGATGAGATGGAGTCTGAAAATCTTGAAAATGATGTAAAAAGTGAGAGATTAGATGAAACTAAGAGTGTGAGAGCAGGTAAAGAAGAGTCTGAGATGGAAAAGGAGGCGTGGAGGCTGCTGAGGAACGCCATCGTGACGTATTGTGGGAGTCCTGTGGGGACTCTGGCTGCCAATGATGCTAACGACAAGTTGCCTCTGAACTATGATCAGGTGTTTATAAGAGATTTTGTGCCGTCGGCCTTTGCGTTTTTGCTGAAGGGGGAAGGGGAGATTGTGAGGAATTTTCTGCTTCACACCTTGCAACTACAg AGTTGGGAGAAAACAGTGGACTGCTACAGCCCTGGACAAGGATTGATGCCAGCAAGTTTTAAAGTTAGATCTGTAGCTTTAGATGATAACAAGTTTGAAGAAGTTTTAGATCCCGATTTTGGAGAGTCAGCTATTGGCCGTGTAGCACCTGTGGACTCTG GACTATGGTGGATCATCTTATTGAGAGCTTATGGGAAGCTTACTGGTGACTATGCATTACAGGAAAGAGTGGATGTTCAGACAGGGATAAAACTGATTCTAAACCTTTGCTTGTCTGATGGTTTCGATATGTTTCCTTCATTGCTTGTCACTGATGGCTCTTGTATGATAGATCGGCGAATGGGTATTCATGGGCATCCCTTAGAGATTCAA GCTTTGTTTTACTCAGCCCTTCGGTGTTCGCGTGAGATGCTTACATTAGATGATGGATCCAAAAATTTGGTCAGGGCTGTCAGTAATAGGCTCAGTGCGCTGTCATTTCATATTCGTGAATATTACTGGGTTGATCTGAAGAAAATTAATGAAATCTACAGATATAAGACCGAGGAGTATTCCATGGAAGCCACTAACAAGTTTAATATATACCCGGAACAAATTCCTCACTGGTTGATGCATTGGATTCCTGAGACGGGTGGTTATCTTATTGGCAATCTGCAGCCAGCTCACATGGACTTCAGGTTCTTCACACTTGGAAATCTCTGGTCCATAGTGTCGTCCTTGTGTACTCCAAAACAAAACGAGGCTATACTCAATCTCATAGAAGCTAAATGGGATGATCTTATTGGTCAAATGCCTTTGAAGATATGTTACCCTGCTCTGGAGTCAGAAGAATGGCGAATAATCACTGGCAGTGACCCAAAGAATAC ACCATGGTCGTACCATAATGGTGGATCTTGGCCGACTCTTCTATGGCAG TTCACATTGGCATGCATGAAGATGGGTCGGACAGAACTGGCCAAGGAAGCAATCACTTTAGCGGAAAAAAGGCTTCAAACAGATCAATGGCCTGAATACTACGACACAAGGAATGGAAAGTTCATAGGAAAACAAGCTAGACTGTACCAAACATGGTCAATCGCTGGATATCTGACATCTAAAATGCTGCTAGATAATCCCAAAATGGCATCCGTtttgttttgggaagaagactACGATCTTCTCGAAACCTGTGTCTGTGCCTTGAGCAACTCTAGCCGTAAGAAGTGCTCCCGTAGGCTTGCCAAGTCACAGATTCTAGTCTGA
- the LOC140873397 gene encoding intermediate cleaving peptidase 55, mitochondrial-like isoform X1 → MHIARRNLLHIHPSNILNQVVKASAYSSRAVRDVGQPSAATHPQIIKEGEITPGISIEEYISRRKKLLELLPHDSLAIVASAPVKMMNDVVPYKFRQDADYQYITGCQQPGGIAVLGHDCGLCMFMPEAKPDDIMWQGEIAGADVALGTFKADKAYPLSMLDKILSRMIERSSQLFHNVNTSKSIYTNLEAFQRATYNGKVKDFSVYTHEARWVKSQAELNLMRHSASIACQALLQTMMHSKLFPNEGMLSAKFEYECRMRGAQRMAFNPVVGGGPNGSIIHYARNDQRIREGDLVLMDVGCELHGYVSDLTRTWPPCGGFSSSQEELYDLLLETNEECVKLCRPGTSIREIHNYSGNKLRRGFKEIGILKKDNPQIYHSLNPTNIGHYLGMDVHDCSKISYDRPLKPGVVITIEPGVYIPSNFDCPGRYQGIGIRIEDEVLITESGYEVLTGSMPKTIKHVESLINNLCNGNGMETQNLMTAAVS, encoded by the exons ATGCATATTGCTCGGAGAAATCTATTGCACATACACCCATCCAATATCTTGAATCAA GTAGTCAAGGCCAGTGCATATTCTAGTCGGGCAGTTCGCGATGTGGGACAACCATCGGCTGCCACTCACCCTCAG ATAATAAAGGAAGGAGAGATTACGCCTGGCATCAGCATTGAAGAATATATATCGAGAAGGAAGAAATTGTTGGAACTTCTTCCACATGATAGTTTAGCGATTGTTGCATCTGCCCCAGTAAAGATGATGAATGATGTTGTGCCATATAAATTTCGACAAGATGCTGATTATCAATACATCACCGGCTGCCAACAGCCAGGCGGCATTGCAGTTTTAGGCCATGACTGTGGTTTATGCATGTTCATGCCGGAAGCAAAGCCTGAT GACATCATGTGGCAAGGAGAGATTGCTGGAGCTGATGTAGCTCTTGGGACATTCAAGGCTGACAAAGCGTACCCACTAAGCATGCTTGATAAG ATTCTCTCAAGGATGATAGAAAGATCATCCCAGTTGTTTCATAATGTGAATACATCTAAATCTATTTATACAAACTTGGAGGCATTTCAAAGAGCAACTTACAATGGCAAAGTTAAAGATTTTTCAGTCTATACTCATGAAGCACGATGGGTTAAATCACAAGCAGAGCTCAACTTGATGAGGCATTCTGCATCCATAGCTTGTCAG GCTCTTCTCCAAACGATGATGCATTCAAAATTATTTCCTAATGAAGGAATGTTGTCGGCAAAGTTTGAATATGAATGCAGAATGAGAGGCGCGCAAAGAATGGC ATTCAATCCTGTAGTTGGTGGAGGGCCCAATGGAAGTATCATACATTATGCAAGGAATGATCAGAGA ATACGAGAAGGCGACCTTGTCCTCATGGATGTTGGATGTGAGCTCCATGGCTATGTTAGTGATCTTACTCGTACGTGGCCACCTTGTGGAGGATTCTCATCATCTCAG GAAGAACTTTATGACCTTTTATTGGAGACAAATGAAGAATGTGTAAAGCTCTGTAGACCAGGCACAAGCATTCGAGAAATACACAACTATTCG GGCAATAAATTGCGGAGAGGATTTAAAGAAATTGGAATACTGAAAAAAGATAATCCTCAAATTTACCATTCGCTGAACCCTACCAATATAG GTCACTATCTCGGAATGGATGTTCATGATTGCTCAAAAATTAGCTATGACCGCCCCTTGAAACCTGGTGTT GTAATCACAATTGAACCAGGAGTTTATATTCCTTCTAATTTTGATTGTCCTGGGAG GTATCAAGGAATTGGTATAAGGATAGAAGACGAAGTTCTCATCACAGAATCAGGATATGAG GTGCTTACTGGTTCAATGCCAAAAACTATTAAGCACGTGGAATCTTTGATTAACAATTTGTGTAACGGAAATGGAATGGAGACGCAAAACCTTATGACAGCGGCTGTTAGTTGA
- the LOC140873397 gene encoding intermediate cleaving peptidase 55, mitochondrial-like isoform X2: MMNDVVPYKFRQDADYQYITGCQQPGGIAVLGHDCGLCMFMPEAKPDDIMWQGEIAGADVALGTFKADKAYPLSMLDKILSRMIERSSQLFHNVNTSKSIYTNLEAFQRATYNGKVKDFSVYTHEARWVKSQAELNLMRHSASIACQALLQTMMHSKLFPNEGMLSAKFEYECRMRGAQRMAFNPVVGGGPNGSIIHYARNDQRIREGDLVLMDVGCELHGYVSDLTRTWPPCGGFSSSQEELYDLLLETNEECVKLCRPGTSIREIHNYSGNKLRRGFKEIGILKKDNPQIYHSLNPTNIGHYLGMDVHDCSKISYDRPLKPGVVITIEPGVYIPSNFDCPGRYQGIGIRIEDEVLITESGYEVLTGSMPKTIKHVESLINNLCNGNGMETQNLMTAAVS; encoded by the exons ATGATGAATGATGTTGTGCCATATAAATTTCGACAAGATGCTGATTATCAATACATCACCGGCTGCCAACAGCCAGGCGGCATTGCAGTTTTAGGCCATGACTGTGGTTTATGCATGTTCATGCCGGAAGCAAAGCCTGAT GACATCATGTGGCAAGGAGAGATTGCTGGAGCTGATGTAGCTCTTGGGACATTCAAGGCTGACAAAGCGTACCCACTAAGCATGCTTGATAAG ATTCTCTCAAGGATGATAGAAAGATCATCCCAGTTGTTTCATAATGTGAATACATCTAAATCTATTTATACAAACTTGGAGGCATTTCAAAGAGCAACTTACAATGGCAAAGTTAAAGATTTTTCAGTCTATACTCATGAAGCACGATGGGTTAAATCACAAGCAGAGCTCAACTTGATGAGGCATTCTGCATCCATAGCTTGTCAG GCTCTTCTCCAAACGATGATGCATTCAAAATTATTTCCTAATGAAGGAATGTTGTCGGCAAAGTTTGAATATGAATGCAGAATGAGAGGCGCGCAAAGAATGGC ATTCAATCCTGTAGTTGGTGGAGGGCCCAATGGAAGTATCATACATTATGCAAGGAATGATCAGAGA ATACGAGAAGGCGACCTTGTCCTCATGGATGTTGGATGTGAGCTCCATGGCTATGTTAGTGATCTTACTCGTACGTGGCCACCTTGTGGAGGATTCTCATCATCTCAG GAAGAACTTTATGACCTTTTATTGGAGACAAATGAAGAATGTGTAAAGCTCTGTAGACCAGGCACAAGCATTCGAGAAATACACAACTATTCG GGCAATAAATTGCGGAGAGGATTTAAAGAAATTGGAATACTGAAAAAAGATAATCCTCAAATTTACCATTCGCTGAACCCTACCAATATAG GTCACTATCTCGGAATGGATGTTCATGATTGCTCAAAAATTAGCTATGACCGCCCCTTGAAACCTGGTGTT GTAATCACAATTGAACCAGGAGTTTATATTCCTTCTAATTTTGATTGTCCTGGGAG GTATCAAGGAATTGGTATAAGGATAGAAGACGAAGTTCTCATCACAGAATCAGGATATGAG GTGCTTACTGGTTCAATGCCAAAAACTATTAAGCACGTGGAATCTTTGATTAACAATTTGTGTAACGGAAATGGAATGGAGACGCAAAACCTTATGACAGCGGCTGTTAGTTGA
- the LOC140873411 gene encoding 3'-5' exonuclease-like, with translation MHRFQTPNPSTITFNPTLSKYYITFGGATIETTVTSTAATAAEWVAEITTLYAGRPTVVGLDVEWRPHPVQSMSNKSATLQLCIDGKCLILQLFYMDEIPESLKNFLMDPNFTFVGIEVGDDISKLKNEYGLECVSSRDVREAAKERWPGRFRRPGLKDLALEVCGMNLRKPKHVCMSNWEARELSKYQVEYACLDAYASYKIGHKLIIEPA, from the coding sequence ATGCATCGATTTCAAACCCCTAACCCTTCCACCATAACATTCAACCCCACACTCTCCAAATACTACATAACCTTCGGCGGAGCAACCATCGAAACCACCGTCACCTCCACCGCCGCCACCGCCGCCGAATGGGTGGCCGAGATCACCACCCTTTACGCCGGAAGGCCCACGGTGGTCGGTCTCGACGTCGAATGGCGGCCACATCCAGTCCAATCGATGAGCAACAAATCAGCCACCCTTCAACTGTGCATCGATGGGAAATGCTTGATCCTTCAGCTCTTCTACATGGACGAAATCCCGGAATCTCTCAAGAACTTTCTCATGGACCCCAACTTCACGTTCGTGGGGATCGAAGTGGGAGACGATATCTCCAAGTTGAAGAACGAATATGGGCTGGAGTGCGTCAGCAGCAGGGACGTGAGGGAGGCGGCTAAAGAGCGGTGGCCGGGGCGGTTCCGACGGCCGGGATTGAAGGATCTTGCTTTGGAAGTGTGTGGGATGAACTTGAGAAAGCCTAAGCATGTGTGCATGAGTAATTGGGAAGCAAGAGAACTTAGTAAATATCAGGTTGAGTATGCATGCCTTGATGCTTATGCTTCTTACAAGATTGGTCACAAGCTCATTATAGAGCCAGCCTAG